From Zea mays cultivar B73 chromosome 3, Zm-B73-REFERENCE-NAM-5.0, whole genome shotgun sequence:
CCATGAAATCCAAGAACAGATCATGTCACTGTTCTGGCCTTCACCCAGCCAGGCCCCAGCAGCCCGCAAAGGCACACCCAGGGCATCTAGGATTTTCTGTTGGCACCGGCAAGATCCCTGAGCAGGTTGCAGGCGCTGGCGCTGCTGCAGCTTGCTCATTTGCACCAGCCACATCTGGGACGGATATTAGCAGGTACTCCTATTGTAAGTTTCCTGTGGAAAAAAACCCGCAGGTGTACAGTAACCCTGCTGTGGTGGTTGGTGGTAGCAGCTAGCAGGAGTGCAGGAGTGCAGTACAAAATAAAGGAAAATGTGGCCGAGTAGTTCGGCGCACAGGGCACCAAACCAAAGCCCAAAGGGACAAAGCAGTGGAGCGCCTATTCCCATGTGTTTTAACAGGTCCCTCCCTCTGTTGGTTAATAACTGGTGGAGCTCATGTGACACTGgcatctctctctccctctctcctgacGTCTGTCCTTCACTAAACAGAGTGAGGTTTCGGCGATTAGCGGTGGTTTGGGACACTGCCGTGACACCAGTAGACAAGACGTTTCGGTCTTTTTCGACACAAGAATCGCCTATGCGATGCAACATGCCGATGCTGCTAGCTAGCGATGGTTCCAGCGACAGAAGGGAGTGAGGTTTTTTTTAATCCTGTGCATTTGCAAACTGGGCAAGCAAGTCTCTTCGCTTGGCTTTAACCTATACCATTTTTACTATATCTATAGTTTTATCTTTATAAATTATAACAGCATTATAAACAGCTGACTTTAATCCAGAAGGAACAAGCAAACCAAATGATGTCATTCTCAGAAGGAACAAGCAAACCAAATGATGTCATTCTCAGTTCACTCACAGGCCAGGCACAAAAAAAACACATGGAATAAAATTCACTGCAAGTGCGTGGTCTGTTCCCTTGCCTCTAGAACATAGAATAAAATACGCATAGTTGTGCGTTGCTGGCTTTGATATGATTGTGCTCTGAATCTGATGACTGTGCACTACGCCTAGGACCTCCCAAGGCCAGTTTGATTTTGAGgcactaaagattagtctctttATTTTAGTTTCGTATAGTTTCTAAATTATCAAATGGTGATATTTTAGTCTATAGTCTCATGAGGGATAACTAAAAGGAACATATTAATTCTATTTTTTGTCTCTCTTTTATTTTAGTTGCACTAATAGTGGAAAATTGATAAGATATATTTTGGTCCTCTTATGATTCATTTAGCAGGTGTTTGGTTTAAACAATCAATCCATTCTAGATGATGTGGTGCATCATGAGTCCATTCTACAAATTTGGTGGAACAAACTCATTCTTCATATCATTACTAATTATTAGGCTATGAGGAATGAAATGGTGATGGAacaactcattccattccacaaaccaaataacaAAGTGAGGAGTGTCAAAATGATGGACTACCTTATTCATCGAACCAAATACACTATTAATATGTTCTGCATAATTTTAGTCGCTAGAACTAAATCGGATAAAGAATAAACCGTAGTCCCCTAACTAAATTTTATGCCCTAGAGTAAGGAACCAAACGGCCTAAGCTTGCAGATTTTACCCAAAAAATACTAATGATTGCAGGATAATTGGATTTACGAGCAGGCAAAAGATGCCTCGAACAATAATAAAAATGGACACTACTACAGTGTTAGCATTGCGTTGCGTGGTCCGCTGCAAATCACAGGACAGTCAAACACACACCCACATGGACATGCGTCGCAAGTTTTCAGGCGCCCGAGAATCAGAGCCGTCCTAGTATATGTATACACAGATTCGAACCCGACCTGCTGGGCTGGGATTGTCTGCAACCCAAGGCACCCTCACTACCCATCATCGGTTCAACAACACAGACTTCGCCGCCCCTGCCTTTACCCCCTGCACGAAAAGGCGTCTCCGAGCGAACCCGAAACCAACGGTCTCTCGTAGCTTTTGACCAGAATGCGACTGCAAGAAATGGCGGTTGCCGATTGCAGTGCAGATGCATTCCAGCCAGCGTCTAAAAAAACTTTAGCCCTGACGCGGAGTACGTTATTTGTGGGCGTGGCCTTTTCGGcgagcaggaatgggcgggcacgCACGCGCGCATGGTGTGCCACGAGTCATGGAGTGCGATCCAGGACGAGGGACGACGGACCACGAACGGTGGTGGGAAAGGGAAGGAGTGCGGAGGGCGGAAGCGCGTGCGCACCTTGAGGTAGGTGTCGACGGCGCGGTACAGCGCGTCGTCGGCGGGGCGCGCGTGGGCGGGCACGGCGCGCGCGAGCTCCTCGAACTCGGCGGGGCGCAGGCCGGCCTCCAGCGCGGCCTCGGCCAGGTACGCGTCCACGAGCCTGGCCACGCgggcggccgccgcgccgccgccgccgacgagggCGGCGCCGCCGCCGGCCTTGCTGCCGCCTCCCTCCTTGAGGAACCCGCGCACGAGGCGCAGCACGAGGGGCACGTCCAGGAGCAGCGCCGGCGCGTGCTCGCCGCCGTGGCCGAACGCCGGTATCATCACGGCGCCCAGCGTCGCCTGGTCCAGCCGTCTCGCCGCGCGCGCCTCCAGGTCCCGCAGCAGCGCCGCGTCCGCGCCCACCATGCTCCCCGCGCGGAGCAGCTTCAGCAGGAAGTCGCACGTGATGCCGTCGTCGGCGACGGCCgcggcgcagcagccgccgccgcccgccgccgggTCCGGAGGGAGCGCGGCCACGAGGGACTCCAGGAGGAGCCGCTTCTTCAGCCACGTGGCCGTGGGGCTCTCCGGCGGCAGGAAGCGCCCCGAGGCGGACGACGACGTGGGAGGCGCCACGTCCGGGAGCCACTTGGCGGCGTAGTGCGACAGCACGGACGCCAGCATGTCCGGCCGCGCGCACGACGCGGCCTTGGACTTCACGGCGGCCACGGTGCGCGCGAAGCTGTCCACGTCGTTCACGCACGAGTCGTCGCTGGcgctcgccgccgccgcggccACCAGCCACGGCTCCGGGGCCGAGCGCGATGGGGTCTTTGGGCTCTGATTCTGAGACGGCGACTGCTTCATGGCTGCGGCGGCGGGGCGGGGCGCGCGTGGGCAAACCTCTTCGCGGCTCTCGGATGCTGCTGTGTGCGCGCGCGCGAGGGTGTAGTAATAGTAGTTGGCGATGGCGAGCAACTGACTCAGGCACTCAGCTAGCTAAGCCAGCAACATGTGAACAGTAGCAGTTGCTTGCTTGGTACTTGGGAGTTGCATTGAGAATGTATGTGTGGATGATACGTGACTGTGGTGTTTGTCCATGGATGGTCAACATTGGTTGAGTTTATAAACTAATTGTTGCGTGAGTGTCCATTGGTGCAACATATTATTTCAGACcgatgtcaactacaaagtttcataatttTTAAGGTTCTACCGCTTTTATTTTGGTACTTTTCAGGTAGttcgcaaaatttgaattttaaatttgacgaaTTTAGATGCAACTTTTTAGAGCCAAAATGATTTGAAACAAAAAAAATGTCAACTATAAAGTTTTAtagcttttagagatctacaatttTTAATGTTTGTGGTTTTTTCATACGAGctaatttgaaaaactaaaaaaaGCATGATAAAAATGATCTCTAGTggtggtttcttaagaaaaccgacaCTAGAAATCTGACGGTTGTTTTCTTAACAAATCGTCGCTAGAAATACCACTGACGCTTGATAACTGAAACTCATGTAAAAATTAAACCCCACCGCAACCTTAGACCTCTTTTTCTACCGGTGAGATGTTGTGATAAAAACTATAAATGCCCCTCCaaattaaatgccaaatatgtgcATGCGAAGATGTGTCGTCTGAGTGATGTATCGGCTGACTGGTTCCCTATATCCGTGGCTGCacgctcgcccgagcctagctggTTGGATACGGAAGTTTTGGCGGTACGAGCGGATGTAGACAATTAGCCTCCAGATGGCTTGTTTTGCATCGGCTCGTGCAGCCCACGCCTTCAACGTGCAGGCAACCAAACATGCGCTCAGATAAAGTCAATGCACGCAGTGGTCCAAGACAAAGCGATACGGCTAACCAATCATATCGGTAAATCCTACCACTGATTCATGAAACGGGAAACCGATGACCTTTATTATTTAGCGGTTGCCCATATATAGACAAACAAAAGGACATGCTGTGCTGCGGTGTGAGAGACGGCGACATACTTGGACAGGAGTGAGTACATACAATACAAACACGGGTATATGTCTGCGGAATGCGGATGATGGTATATGTGTAGTCATCATAGCGTTCCAGCGCACACAAAAAACGTATTCACAGACCGGCCAAACGGGGCGGCCGGTGTTTCTTTGCATCATTGGCACATATATGTACGTACGTGTGGTGTGACCCAATTAATGGTCGGTGAAAGTGAAACGAAACGACGTACGTACAATGGAAAAATGTGGCTGTGTAGACCGCAATGTATGCATGCACATGCACAGCACATCTACTACTGTTCTCCGGACACGAAGCGGACCGGATCCAGCCACAGCCAGTCGGATAAGGTAGAGTGAGTTCGAAGAAACGAGAGAGCAGCACCGCCATGTGCATCCTGGACCTGGAGGCTGGAGTAGTGTGTGGACCTCGTATACATGCATGGAGAAGTACACCCAGAGGCATGCGGTTGGATCTTACTGTGTATTGTatatgttgagaactacgttaccacggatcactagatccgctcccttccctcccgtcagcagtagaggcgcaagaagatgtagagaacccgtctcccttcccataagcacgacagaggaaacacacgagacactggatatagggttgggcctctggcctctttctgatctccgTAATATGAAGGGGtatacaggttccttatatagagatgtgagaccccctgaggggcaaagccggtatttgcccacataaccctaaccagGGTTACTTAAcattcccccttgggcgaataccgcgaccaacacatgcctcgttaaaactccgaaaaactCAGTGGGaaaatgtggagaaagagtgcatggtgatacaaattgcatttgcacttcgttgcctcgttaaaaacctcatgtgagaaacttcaagaaaactcaccaagggaaaaagagtacaacaactgtcatcgggacagattttgatcctctgggatctagattctatcgaatcttctttaagggctaactttagaaatgtgctccccctgatccttgcaaaatcgTATCAATgtggcaaaacatcttcttctggaagtatatgcacataaagatttagcaaacggattgcatatccttgcaaggactatttcaggaactttacctcaactcacttctaggatatacgaggtaagtgcacgtatcaatataaataagccactttgactgatggtgttcgatcgactagatctatatatttgatagaaagttccataaaggttcacatattgatcatcaagctcatgccttcagggcatagaatatgacatttattgtctcacggttgtgatcaatataagcattcgctccccctgacgatgacatctgtcaaagtctttatccctcataactcaagcatattcttcaagatatatgtctcattgttcatctggaataacgagaatgaatgaggttggggtgctatcattttctatcttacaccacaatttatacatagttgtgcaaagcaaataacatgtccttcaatagtacttaggggataatatagttgcaatagtacatattcaaaatatgacacatcgctcgaggcgttcatccattgcaacatctatgatggtgtaacaaaagtccatctaagatcgtaatccattAGTGATTTTTCATCaatcagatacatcgttatagtctgtcattctggcacaatggggatattttgccagtaacacctaaaccttataggtttctgccatcagggctttagaggataccgtaattccacatctagtggaaattaccatgagtaaaactcatggaatgcacatgtgcttattcggtgaacttcaagtcctttggtacctcatcttattcctttttgggtctgtatgggtctttatccctttatagggattatcaaactttgatgTTCAATacagactttgtttcttctggataggttccatctgggaacgatagtctcaactacaagatattctccctacataggagagtgatcattcatcaggaatgtattattcggtatgagatttatatgttgcatatttataattcaaatatatgagtcctcctaggatctcatgatggatcttcataatcttattaactgcatattttaattcatgccatttgccagatatattacatagcggaacagtgtttattcaacacatatgtgggatgagtctctcacaagaccacttgaaccatcgcattcaccacacattatttcaatagtgcccataaatgtccaaacttcaagctcgcgactttcattttgcgattattggttcagcctcgattgcatttatcaatgacccgataagagagcttaaagcactcatgcctaggactttgttttggatccatttgcaatctagaggggcaagataggtgtcgacatatttgtctcccgcatttaataatgatctccgttatttcccaaaacgaaagattcattgttctgtattcccagcataatgatattgcgcgcattgatAGGAATTtcttcatcaagatgaacctcttcgtgaggcaaatcaccatcagggtgaattaatcggaggagagttatcacagaccacgtgaatctgcaatcagaaacatatgctttgactaaggctgatggatcatattcgcaggcgtccccgagaatagatcaaatgccaataagtcgaatgtggatatgatattaatctcgggtatatccacatctacatcaggtagaagcattcagaccaatatggttactcctcaacgatttctggcaaactccatatacacaggagtacacaccgaacgacatATTCAGTTTGACTTTTGtgtgtttaatagaatattgaggcattacactatatgggcattcctccccctaatgccgagatgttctaaaagcatacatataaaatccccaaccacaatcatccagttgtggccaatgtatactattgtggtgatttatctgGGAAATCTTAcacacattacagataggggttttatgcagtgagctttggacttagattaatgtagtggcatgaatactacatatttgtccttcaacatgaagggttagtctcaacatccagcgagacatgcaacaacaagttgcttcatggttacaattctgcaaacttattgttattactaccaaatgcatagtcaatcattaagatttagactaacatgcacaacactattttatccataagggtccttcaggggctcatgaataccatacatcgtttggagccattagttgacttcagatcaacaagtaaaatgaccatcaaggTCTATcgctcacaaggacattcactggttgtattgtgctttgaggcacataggaaaaatgtgtgtgtttatattggtagtaaagtgcacggcgtcagaccaatgctgccaagcaaagatttttatatgcagtGATATATAGTCCAGCTCATTTTattattgcccatggtttacccaattactcatactgttctaaaattgggtatcgatttatgcaacattttaggtattataattttgagagagaatttataacaataCTTAATAATTTGTGAtgttgccagcagggcaaacatttcgccacatattatataccaatttgttctataaagcattatttcgatctcttcgttgttcggcaaaaagagaagctttggaatagaacagacaaggccaagaattcattttatctaggaaaatcaccatataactagcttttaatgaagcaaatgatgataactgcttggcaagaacgaaacaatactggtatccgcctaggatccatcttcaacaacagacagtactgctctcatacgaagaaatcatcaggagtagagaggatacaacaggtctctacaagatcttcatatttctatcataAATTATCATCAttagtagtctagtggtcaagacatatggctcttctggctccgaggaccaaggacatgttaatgtctaatttagcttcaagctctgtggtgatgtgggatttcatagttatttgtctactcttctcacttctggtagatcggaggtagataatggtaagcatgccaatgggtggaattcagtgtagttcggctacataaaccccatgtatgtgtccattcaggaccgacctttaccatttagcttacagtgtataccaaacttgccaaaggactatcccgagtcaatgcagcgactataagtatttacaattccgagagatgtatgcaacacaagcatagaggtcctcgatagaacgagtaaagtggttcgacgggaacacactatggttttcacaccaacatagtgaaaaaattctcagaattacctttcgatgtactcgcaacttcgtgttgctaaggtactagccatttatctcaaagttcgcttcatgccgttcagcgacaaatagcaatgtgccaacatctggttgagcaatgtatgactgagactctagcatttattcatctgacaaggtcttattgcttacgaataaaatcccaatttgtgatgttttctgtgccaaaaaggctttcatgcattaatattgaatttcttcaggttacttcgggtaaaactttatgcacgaggagagaacagagatttaacttatctgtgtttcattgtatttcgatttaatttcccagatttaatatagttgttatggccacttggcgatatatataaatatacgatgccacacaacacaatcaaacaaaatataaagtgaaaacaaaattgtttatgaaggttgcacataatgtgacttcaggaccttgaacaacccaccacaatccacgcgagtacaagctctagcgtatctgacgtcaacgcgtgtgcggccatcagggctacgacagtatagcaagccttcgtaataagcgcaacagACACAATTGTGGCTTGGTAGTTGAGGTACACGATAAGTACGCGCAACAGACACAACAGACGCAACAAGCACAATTGTGACTCAATAGTTGCGACACACATGCAATGCCTTCAGGGTCCTCGAAAAATGTGTGACTCGGCGATGGCGGTCCGACTCAACGGGAGCGATCCGATTAAGCGAGagtgcgacatagcaatcacatgacgcagccaagtcCGAACGGCACAAATActgcgtcgtgttgccagggcgcagccaaTATTCAGCTAATGCCATAACTCAGCCGATTACCAACACAAACTAATCAGCGTGTCcgagtacccactatacaatttaatcgctcagCGTGAGTCCAAAAACTCGAAACAACACAAATATTCAGAGCGATTTGAGTATGTGCACTATATCCTTCACGCATTTTAATAATTTCTGCTAATTATCTACTACGAGAAATAAAGCATACAAATAATACTGGAATTTAATGCATAAGCATAAGCAGATCAAGTGCATGAAGGCATTTTTCCTATATCCGAGCATGCgtttttctactaattatttactgCAGGAAATAATTAACCATAATATAAAACATGCTTTATTTTATTTGTTATTTGTAACAGGaaataaatagaataaataatATGAAGCATGTATATAAATTAAGGTTATTTGAAAGTTGATTAATTCAACCAGAATTTATGggagaaaaaataaataaatcaactgTGAGTGGTGGGCTGCGATCGCATGCGAGGGAACGCACGTCATGCATGTGTGTGAGCATGACAAACGATAAGTCTCTTTTTTTTATTGGATGAGCAGCACGGTTTATTGAGTGTGGTCAAATCTCTCAGCCCAATGCGCCGCTTAGATCCGTTTCCCTCGGCGACAGGTAATGCATAGGATTAGCGCTTGGCGAGCTGCGAGCTGTGCCCGGCAAACTGGTTGCGCGCTTATGGCCTGTCGACGCTCGATGCCAAGCTGAGACTTCAGCGGAGGAACCGGAtcggaggagacgatgaagggtcCACTCCTCCAAAGCCAGCTTTAGCCACGTCGTTGAGTACGGCCACGCCCTAGCCTAGATCAGGGCTCGACGTGAGGCGCTCCTCTTCTTCCGGGAGATGGTGACCATGGCCATCGGGGCCTCTCTTTCACATGCGCATCTAGGCATGTGGGCTGGCTGGACGTCGCCGTCTGAGTTCAATCAGACAAGCACGCCGCTTCTCGTCTTCCTCTCTGCGCAGGTTATGGGCGCGCGTAGGGAGGTTTCCCTCTCCCGTCGATGCGGATTCTCGTCGATGCGGATTCACACGGGGCGCAacacacacacatgaatgttcacCTTTTTCTCTCTTATTCTTATCGCACGACTCGCAGCAAGAGAAATCGAAGAACCAACGGAAATCTTGTACCTTGTTTCTTGATTCAGCGAATGGAAGCGAagtctgtcgcgtaggacagttcggcaagGCCGGAGACCTGCCGGCTTGacgaagagttgatgcagatctgatctcgcagcaacgtcgaggtagagcatgctgataacgtgttgagaactacgttaccacggatcactagatccgctcccttccctcccgtcagcagtagaggcgcaagaagatgtagagaacccgtctcccttcccataagcacgacagaggaaacacacgagacactggatatagggttgggcctctggcctctttctgatctccgTAATATGAAGGGGtatacaggttccttatatagagatgtgagaccccctgaggggcaaagccggtatttacccacataaccctaaccagGGTTACTTAACAGTATATACATACGGTGGTACTACCTTTATTACAGTTTCATTCATCATCCGCGTCCCGCACCTGGGCCAAGATCCGAGTGGACCACGTACGTACGTCGTCGTGTTCCTGAGCCATGCACACCTGTACTCGGAACAGACAGTGCAGCTAGGGGGCTTGGCTGGCTTATGGGCCAAGGGGCTTCATCAGTGCCCGCAGCCCGCAAGAAGGCATCCTTTGGACAAATATATCTTTAACGCCCATAGACTAGATCGAGTGTGGATTTCACAAATAGAATTAGCTAGATTGTTTGTCATATATAATTACCGCAAACATGTATACCAGTGCTGTTTGACAATGGCCCTGTTTGGATCCTTCAAGCCCGGCTAGAGCTAGAGC
This genomic window contains:
- the LOC103649677 gene encoding coleoptile phototropism protein 1 — encoded protein: MKQSPSQNQSPKTPSRSAPEPWLVAAAAASASDDSCVNDVDSFARTVAAVKSKAASCARPDMLASVLSHYAAKWLPDVAPPTSSSASGRFLPPESPTATWLKKRLLLESLVAALPPDPAAGGGGCCAAAVADDGITCDFLLKLLRAGSMVGADAALLRDLEARAARRLDQATLGAVMIPAFGHGGEHAPALLLDVPLVLRLVRGFLKEGGGSKAGGGAALVGGGGAAAARVARLVDAYLAEAALEAGLRPAEFEELARAVPAHARPADDALYRAVDTYLKAHPGTAKEERKSLARLIDARKLTAEAAAHTVQNERMPVRAVVQVLFSEHGKLNRLAELSASFSGQRSPSPSPNPALELPGRCPSKREVLAQHQEVRRLRDDVARLQVQCNALQAQVDRLGSERRRRGGGGGGFFKWSAFWFGGGMGADVARVDDSESGMERRTPPKGKKSATATPNAKWRKSTS